The following nucleotide sequence is from Deinococcus betulae.
GACATCAGAAAGAGTCGCCTCTTGCCGTACACGTCAAAGGGCGGGCCACATCAACGCCCGCCCCGCTGCTGTGCCTGTGCGCCTTACCGCGCGGCCCGTTCCACGCGCGCCACCACCCGCGCCTGGCCCAACGTGGCCAGCAGCTCGGGCAGATCGGGGCTTTCCAGGGTGCCGGCCACCGCCGCACGCACCGGGGGCATCACCTTGCCCAGCTTCAGGCCGCGTTCTTCAGCGAAGCCCTGGAAGGCGGCCTTGATACTGGCCGCATCGAAGCTGGGGAGGTTCTTCAGGCGCGCGGCCAGATCGGGCAGGAGTTCCTTTGCGCCGTCCACGGCCGCCTGCGCCTTCTCGGTGACGGGGTACTCCTCGCTCCAGAAGTATGGCGTCTTGTCCAGAAATTCGCTGAAGACCTCGATGCGTGGGGTCATCAGGCGGGTCACGGCGCGGAAATAGTCGTCCAGGGGCAATTCGGCTTTCTGTCCGGCCAGGAAAGCGTGCAGGCGGCGGGCCACCTCGTCCTCCCCCAGCACCTCGCGCAGGTATTTGCCGTTGTACCAGCGCAGCTTGTCCAGGCTGAAGACGGGGCCGCCCAGCGTCACGTCTTCTAGCTTGAACACCCGCTGAAATTCGGCCAGGTCAAAGACTTCCAGGCCGTCCGGGTGGGTCCAGCCCATCGTGGCCAGAAAGTTCAGCATCGCTTCGGGCAAAAAGCCCTGATCCATGTACCACTCCACGCTGGTGGGGTTCTTACGCTTGCTGATTTTGGATTTGTCGGCGTTGCGCAGCAGGGGCATGTGGGCCCAGACGGGCTCGGGCCAGCCAAAGGCGCGGTACAGCAGCACGTGAATGGGGGTAGAGGTAATCCATTCTTCCGCGCGCACCACCTGGGTCACGCCCATCAGGCGGTCATCCACCACGTTGGCCAGGTGGTAGGTGGGAAAGCCGTCGGCCTTGAGCAGCACCTTGTCGTCAATCTCGCGGTTCTGAAAGTGAATGGGGTCGCGCAGCTGGTCGTTGACGACGGTTTCGCCCTCGCGCGGCACCTTTAGGCGAATCACGGCCGCCTCCCCGGCCTCTACGCGGCGCTCCGCTTCGGTGGGGTCCAGGTCGCGGCTGGGCACGGCGATTACGCGGCCCTCCTGCTGGGCAGTTTCGCGCAGGGTGCCCAGTTCCTCGGGGGTTTCGAAGGCGTAGTAGGCGTGGCCCGAGGCGACGAGCTGCCGGGCATAGTCGCCGTACAGGTCAAACCTCTCCGACTGGCGGTAAGGCCCATGCTCGCCGCCTTGCAGGGGCGACTCATCGGGGGTCAGGCCCAGCCACTGCATCATCTGAAAGATGCGCTTTTCACTGTCTGGCACGTAGCGGCCCCGGTCGGTGTCCTCAATGCGCAGGATGAACTTGCCGCCGCCCTGACGCGCCAGGGTGTAATTGAAAAGGCCAATGTACGCGGTGCCCACATGGGGGTCGCCGGTGGGGCTGGGGGCAATACGGGTCACGACAGACATGGGGCACAGCATACGGGGCGGCGTGCAGCGCGGAGGGCCGCTATCCTCAGGGGCGATGCTGCGCGAACGCACAGACCGCTTTTTCGGCTACTACCCCGGCACCGTGGCCCTGGTGACCGCCGTGCATGACGGCGTGCGCAACGTGATGGCGGCGGGCTGGCACACCGCCCTGAGCGCCGAACCGCCGCTGTACGGGGTTGCGGTGGGACGGGCGCGGGCCACCCACCCCCTGATTGAGGCCAGCGGCCGGTTTGGCGTGAACTTCCTGCCGTACAGCCGGGCGGGCGCGGTGCAGGGCAGCGGCGTGTACAGCCTGCACGGGGGCCACGACAAGCACGCGCTGCTGAGCCTGCCCACTCTACCCGGCGAGCCGCTGGCGCTGGCGAGCGCCTACCTGCACTATACCTGCACCCTGAGCGCGGTGCTGCCCACCGGCGACCACGACCTGATGGTGGGTCAGGTGCAGGCCGTCCACTACGACCCTGACGCCTACGACGACCAGGGCCTGCTGGTGGCCCAGCCCGCCATTTATCTGGGGCGCAGTCTGTACACGACCACGACCAAGGCCCGCACACAGCACGGTGGCTGAGGCGCCGCTGCGGCGTGCGGTGGCCCTCTGGCACCCTGACGGGCGGCGGGTCTGGCGCACAGCGGCGGGGCACTGGCCAGCGGTGAGACTGGATGCTGGGCAGCCGTTGGAGGCGGCGTTACGGGCAACGTTAGGTGAGGTCTGGCCCCTTCACTATTCGGACAAGCGGGTCTCATCCATGCCCAGGCGCTGAATGATAGCCAATGGTCAGGCGAAGGCGCCTGGAGCGAGGTCCAACCAGGCCTCATCACCCACGCCCGCCGCTGGCAGCGCCCCGGCTGGCCGGCGTAGGTAACCGCCTTGGCCGATGGGCTCTTAAAGACCGCCGGCCTGACGCGGCAGGGCGAGGTCGAGTGGCACAGCGCCCATGACCTGACCGCCACCCACACAGTCTCCACCGAGGCGGGCCGGGCCTGGCTGAATGTTAGCGAAACTGGGCAGGAGGCCGCCCTGAGTGCCCACCTGGGCGCGTGTCACCCTGGCCTCCTGCCGCCAGTCCTGGCGGCCGACCCGGCCCGGTGTGCCCTGCTGACCCTGGACGGCGGTGAGTTACTCGACAGCGCATCTGACCCACAGGCCTGGATACAGGCCCTAGAACGCCTGGCCGGGTTTCAGCGCAGCGCCGACGCGGCGGCCCTGGTTGGCCTGGGTGCGCTGGGCCTCCCCCTGACTGAAATGGCTGAGCGTGTGGACGCCCTCCTGGGCGAGACCGCCGCACTCCAGACCTGGGGCCTGGCGGCCGAGACCCTGACCACCTTGCAAGATGCGCGCTCCCGCATCCGCGCCGCGTTCAGCGACCTGCACGGTCACGGCCTGCCCAACCTGCCCGCCCACGGCGACGCCCACCCGCGTAATGCCCTCTATAGCCCGGCGCGCGGCGCGCTCCGGTTTGACTGGAGCGAGGCGGCCAGCGCCGCCCACCCCTTTATGGACGCCGGGTGGTTTCTGGCCTTCGCGCTTCACCCCGGCCGCGAGGGGCTGCCGGTTCGTCAGGCGGTGCCTGACCTGCCCCAGCGGCTGGTCACGGCCTATCTGCGTGTCCTGGGGGCACCGGACGCCGCGCCGCTGCTCTGGCGGGCACTGCCCCTGGCCCTGCTGCACCGGGCCGCCGTCTATGACCGCACCTTCCGCACCTGGACGGGCACGGTGCCGGGCGTGCGCCCCAATTACACGCCCTACTATTTGCGGCTGGCCGCGCGTGAAGTGGCCCGGCTCACTTAGAGCGGTCTTCAGTGTGGTTGAGTATGACCTCAAGCGTACTGAAGCGAGGGACCGTCACGGACGGCAGGCTTATGAAATGGATTGGTGTCTCGCTGCCCTGGGGGTGCAGGGGAACTCCGTTGGAGGCGCCGGGGTCCTCGTTGCGGGCAGCAGATTTAGGGTGGCAACAGAGGTCTGGGTGATCTCAGCGCTCTGTAGCTATGACAGCCTGCCCCCTCTCAGCCTGACAGAGTCCAGTCGTCGGGGAAGGCGGTGGCTGCAAAGGCTTCCTGCGCCACCGTCAGAAACTCGGGCCAGCGCTCGGGGGCGTAGCGGCGCGAGAGGTGCAGCAGCCGCAGCGCCCCCACGCCGCTGTCGGCGGCCAGCCGCGCCACCCTGTCGGCGGTGGTGTGGTGGTGGCGGGCGGCCAGGTCGGCGTCTTCTGGCAGGTACTGGGCCTCGGCGTACAGGATCTCTACCCCGGCCAGCCAGGAGGTCAGTCGGGTGTGCGCCGCGTCGTCCAGCAGAAAATCAGTCAGGTAGGCCAGGCTCTGGCCCGGTTCGCGGCGCAGCAGGGTGCGGCGAAGTTGCTCGGCGTCGCGGGGGCCAGCGGGGGTGTCGAGCAGCCCCGGCTGGCCGCTTTTCAGGGCACTCAGCCACGGCCCGCCCGGCAGGCCCAGCGCCCGCAGCGCCGCCGGGTCAATGTTTATCCGCTCGGGTTCCTGCACCCGGAAGCCCAGGCTGGCCCCGTGATGGGCCAGTGTCACTGCCGAGACGCTCAGGTGCGGGGTGCTCAGCAGCGGGCCGCCTTGGGCCCGCTGACCCGCGCTGTGCATCACGGCAAAGGCCTCCTCTGCCCGGAACAGAAAGGTCTGTATCTCGCCCGGCCCCACGTCGTGGACGTGCCACACGCCGCGCAGGTCAGGCGCGTGGTTCCACCAGAAGCCCTGAAAGCGGTGGTGCAGGATGCGCGCCGTTCCCGGCGGTCCCCAGATGTGGTTCTCGCGCGTCTGGCGGTCAAAGTTGACGCGGAAAAAGGCGTCAAAGCCACTGATATGGTCCATATGAAGGTGCGAGAGCAGCAGGTGGTCAACCTCCTGCACGGTGGCCAGGGGCAGGCTTTCGGCGGTGCCGGCGCCGCAGTCGAGCAGCAGGCGCGTGCGGCCCTGGCCCGATTCAGCGCTGACCAGCAGCGCGTTGTCGGCCGCTGGGCGGCCCAGAACAGTGACGTGAAGCATGGGGGGAGCCTCCACCTGACTCGGGGTCAACGGGTCAGGTTCAGTGAGAAGAGTGGGTGCCAAATAGGGCGCTGACCAGCTGGCGCTCTTGCGGCCGATAGATGGAAGAAAGACCGAGGCCTTCCAGTGGTTCGCCGGAGCGGAGGGAGGCGCCCGCATGGTGGCATCCTGCGACGCCAGGCAGCATCCGCCCAGTGACGTAAGCCTGACGCACGCCGCTGTAACGAACTTCACGCTGGCCGACATGAGATTGACGCGCCCGGCCCATGCTGCCGCCCGATGACTCTTCTCGCCCGGATGTTCCTTGTGCTGAGCTTCTTTTCGCCGCTGGCCTCGGCCGCCACCCTGGAAATCGGCGGTGAGATTCGCAATCCGCAGGCGCTGAGCCAGGTGGGGCCGGGTGCCGTGAGCATCTTGCTGACCAACCTCAGTGAAGGCTGGCTGCTGGGGGCAGGCCGGGTCAGTGGGGCGCGCTTTCACATCGCTCTTCCGCAGACGTTTAGGCCGCCGGTTCAGCCCCTGAGTGTCTGCGCGGGGGTCAAGGTGGCCCCGGCGGGCGCCCGCACCTACACCGCCGAAACCCTGCTGGCCTTTCATGCGGGAAGCAATTCGCTGGCCACCGTCGTGCAGGCCGATCACCCCACCAGCCCCACCCGGCGCGGGCAGTGGATGTACAGCGACCGCACCGTGACCATAAAGGGGCGCTGCGCCGGGCTGAACACCTATTACAACCTCACGCTGCGCCAGGGCTGGACTGGCGTGATGACCGTGTCGCGCGACGGCCGCTTTGAGGTCACGAACGCGGCGGCCCGGCTGCCCTACTGGGTGCAGCCCGTCATGACCCGCGCGGCCCGCACCACCTTTCCGGTGCTGTTCAGCGGCCAGCGCAGCGCCCTTACCGCCCGCTGACGCCGGGCGCGGCGTCGCGGCCCCGCGGCACGTCGCGCACGCCCCGGCGCCCGAAGGCGTGGGCCAGGTCACGCTCGCTCAGGCGCAGGGTGGTGGGGCGGCCGTGGGGACAGGCCCAGGGCTGCTCGCAGCCTGACAGCGCCGCCAGCACCGCCTCGCCCCGTGCGTGGTTCAGCATGCCGGCTTTCAGGGCCGGGGCGCAGGCCAGCCGCGCCAGCACGTCCCGCGCCGGGTCGCTGCCGGTGCCCAGCGCGGCTTCGACAATCTGCTCGTGTAAGCGGGGCACCGGCAGCGCGGCCAGGGCGGCGGGCAGCGCGCGCAGCCGCGCCAGACCGGCCCCAAAATCCTCGATGGCCAGACCCCAGGCGTGCAGGGCCGGGGCGCGTTCGTGCAGGCAGGCCAGTTGCTCGGGCGTCAGGTGCAGCAGCTCGGGCTCGGGGAGTTCCAGGGGGGGCGCGGCCTGCACCTCGCGGCGCAGCTGCTCGTAGAGGGCGCGCTCGTGCGCGGCGTGGGCGTCCACCACCCACAGGTCGCCCTCGCCCTGGGCCAGCAGGTACAGCTCCTGATACACGCCCACCAGGCTCAGCGCTGGAAAGTGGCCGTGCGGAGTGGGCGGCGCAGCATCTGGCGTCAGCAGGGCGGGCGCGGCGCGCGCCAGCGGGTGTCCGGCCAGCGCCTCCTCCACGGCCGCGCGCACCCCAGCTGCCACCGCGCCCAGATCGGCCAGGGCCACGACCTGCTTGGCGGGGTGAACGTTGGGGTTGTGTTCCTCCGGGGCCACCGTCAGGTCCAGCACGCACAGCGGCGCCGTCCCAGCAGGCAGAAGCTCGGCGTAAGCGTCAATCACGGCGCGTTCCAGTTCAGGTGGGGCCAGCACCGGGCGGCCATTGACGCTGAAATGCATACGGTCGCGCCGGGGCCGCGTGAGTTCGGGGCGCGAGACCACCCCGCGCACGGCGCCGCTGCTCACGGGCAGCACGCGGTTAGCGTTCAGGGGACCGTACACACTGGCGACGGCGCCCCGGTGGTCGGCAGGGGCGTGCGTCAGCCGCACCTCGCCGTCCACGGTCAGGCGCCAGTGCAGCCCCGGCCAGTGCAGCACGTAGCGGCCCAGCAGCGCTGTGACCTCGCGCGCCTCGGTGGCGGGGGGCGCCTGGGTGCGCAGGCGACCGGGCAGCCGCGCAAACAGCCGCCGAACTGTCACGGTGGTGCCGGCCGGGGCTGAGGTTCGGCCGACCCCCACCTCGTCGCCGCAGGCCTGCACCTCGGCTGCGCCCACCTGCGCGGCCGGGCGCGTGACCAGCTGCAGCTCGCCGGCCTGCGCCGCCGCCCACAGCGCCTCGCCCCGGAAGCCCAGGGTGGTCACGCGCAGCGCCGCCCCGCTGTCGGGGGCCAGCTTGCTGGTGGCGTGCCGCAGCGGCGCCAGCCCCACCGACCCGGCCGGAATGCCCGCGCCGTTGTCCCGCACCCGCACCAGGGTCAGGCCGCCGCCGTCCAGTTCGACCTCGATGCGGCTGGCGCCCGCATCCAGCGCGTTGTCCACCAGCTCACGGACCACGTCCAGCGGGCGTGACACGACCTCACCCGCCGCAATCAGGCGCGCGACGTGGTCGGGCAGAACGTGAATAGGGTGGCCCATGTGCCCGGTCAGGGTAGCGCCCTCTTTGCCGGGCATTGCTGAGCTGGATTCCAGTCGTGGGCGGCCTCGGGGCGGCGGGAAAAGTGTGGAACAGGCCATGAAGCAGGGGCAGACTAGTCTTGGCCGCGCCCCACAGCCCAGGAGCATCAGCCCTATTCAGAGCCTGGTGTGATCTGCCCTCATGGCGCATCCGGCACAGCTCACCTCAACGCCCTCCCGCCCAGAGCGTAACCCCCCTGTCAGACGCGGCCCCCTACGCTGGCCCACATGATCGAAGTCCAGAACTACACCAAGCGCTACGGGCGGCACGAGGCGGTCAGCAACCTGAGCTTCACGGTGCAGCCCGGCGCGGTGTTTGGGCTCCTGGGCAGCAACGGCGCGGGCAAAACGACCACTATTCGCGCCCTGGTGGGGCTGACCCGCCCCACGGCCGGCACTGTGCGCGTGCAGGGCCACGATGTCTGGACCGAGCCGCTGCATGCCAAGGCGGCCTTTGGTTACATCCCCGACCGGCCCTACCTGTACGGCAAACTGACGGCCCGCGAGCTGCTGCGCTTCGTGGGCCAGTTATATGGGGTGCAGGGCCCCGACGCCGAGATTGACCGCTGGCTGGCTTTCTTTCGCCTGACTGAGTTTGGGAACGAGCCCATCGAAACCTATTCCCACGGCATGCGGCAAAAGGTCGCCATCATCGCCGCGCTGCTGCCCGACCCCCCAGTCCTGATTGTGGACGAGCCGATGGTGGGCCTAGACCCCCACGCCGCGCGCCAGGTGCGCGAACTCTTCCGGGCACACGCCGACCGGGGCCGCACGGTGCTGCTGACCACCCATTCCCTGCCACTGGCCGAGGCCGTGTGTGACCGTCTGGTGGTGCTGGACCGGGGTAAGGTGTTGGGCGAGGGCACGATGGATGAGCTGCGGGCGCAGACCGGAACGGCCGCTGGCGGCGTACACGGTGACAGCCTGGAGCGCATTTTCTTCCGGCTGCTTGAAGAGGAGCAGGCCGCGCAGGCCCAGGTGGCCGGGGCATGACAGTTCGCCCTGCACCTGGGACCCGGCCTGGGCCACCCCCTAGTCTGTGGGCCTTGAAGCTGCGGGCGCTGCGGCGCACGGTCCAGCGTGGCCCCAGGTGGGGCTATGGGCTGGTGGGCCTGCTGGCCGCCCTGCTGCTGACCGGCGAGGTGTACGGTACCTGGCGGGCACTGACCTTTCTGGGCCGCTTCGGGGACATCGGCCTGAATGTGTTTGCGCGGGTGCTCGAAATTGGTCTGATTACCCTGTCTAGCGGCGTGACGTTCAGTGCGACGACAGCGGCCATCTCGACGCTGTACCTCAGCGACGACCTGAATTTTCTGTTAACGCAGCCCATTGCCACGGTGCGCGTCTTTGCCCTGAAGGTGAGCGAGACCTTCCTGAATGCCGCCCTGGTGCCCCTGTTCCTGAGTGTGCCGCTGCTGATGACGGTGGCCGTGTACTTTGGGGCGCCGCTCTGGGCCTACGGCGTCATGCTGTTGGCGGCTGTGCTGGTCTTTGC
It contains:
- the gltX gene encoding glutamate--tRNA ligase, which translates into the protein MSVVTRIAPSPTGDPHVGTAYIGLFNYTLARQGGGKFILRIEDTDRGRYVPDSEKRIFQMMQWLGLTPDESPLQGGEHGPYRQSERFDLYGDYARQLVASGHAYYAFETPEELGTLRETAQQEGRVIAVPSRDLDPTEAERRVEAGEAAVIRLKVPREGETVVNDQLRDPIHFQNREIDDKVLLKADGFPTYHLANVVDDRLMGVTQVVRAEEWITSTPIHVLLYRAFGWPEPVWAHMPLLRNADKSKISKRKNPTSVEWYMDQGFLPEAMLNFLATMGWTHPDGLEVFDLAEFQRVFKLEDVTLGGPVFSLDKLRWYNGKYLREVLGEDEVARRLHAFLAGQKAELPLDDYFRAVTRLMTPRIEVFSEFLDKTPYFWSEEYPVTEKAQAAVDGAKELLPDLAARLKNLPSFDAASIKAAFQGFAEERGLKLGKVMPPVRAAVAGTLESPDLPELLATLGQARVVARVERAAR
- a CDS encoding MBL fold metallo-hydrolase; this translates as MLHVTVLGRPAADNALLVSAESGQGRTRLLLDCGAGTAESLPLATVQEVDHLLLSHLHMDHISGFDAFFRVNFDRQTRENHIWGPPGTARILHHRFQGFWWNHAPDLRGVWHVHDVGPGEIQTFLFRAEEAFAVMHSAGQRAQGGPLLSTPHLSVSAVTLAHHGASLGFRVQEPERINIDPAALRALGLPGGPWLSALKSGQPGLLDTPAGPRDAEQLRRTLLRREPGQSLAYLTDFLLDDAAHTRLTSWLAGVEILYAEAQYLPEDADLAARHHHTTADRVARLAADSGVGALRLLHLSRRYAPERWPEFLTVAQEAFAATAFPDDWTLSG
- a CDS encoding phosphotransferase yields the protein MADGLLKTAGLTRQGEVEWHSAHDLTATHTVSTEAGRAWLNVSETGQEAALSAHLGACHPGLLPPVLAADPARCALLTLDGGELLDSASDPQAWIQALERLAGFQRSADAAALVGLGALGLPLTEMAERVDALLGETAALQTWGLAAETLTTLQDARSRIRAAFSDLHGHGLPNLPAHGDAHPRNALYSPARGALRFDWSEAASAAHPFMDAGWFLAFALHPGREGLPVRQAVPDLPQRLVTAYLRVLGAPDAAPLLWRALPLALLHRAAVYDRTFRTWTGTVPGVRPNYTPYYLRLAAREVARLT
- a CDS encoding ABC transporter ATP-binding protein produces the protein MIEVQNYTKRYGRHEAVSNLSFTVQPGAVFGLLGSNGAGKTTTIRALVGLTRPTAGTVRVQGHDVWTEPLHAKAAFGYIPDRPYLYGKLTARELLRFVGQLYGVQGPDAEIDRWLAFFRLTEFGNEPIETYSHGMRQKVAIIAALLPDPPVLIVDEPMVGLDPHAARQVRELFRAHADRGRTVLLTTHSLPLAEAVCDRLVVLDRGKVLGEGTMDELRAQTGTAAGGVHGDSLERIFFRLLEEEQAAQAQVAGA
- the mutL gene encoding DNA mismatch repair endonuclease MutL, with amino-acid sequence MGHPIHVLPDHVARLIAAGEVVSRPLDVVRELVDNALDAGASRIEVELDGGGLTLVRVRDNGAGIPAGSVGLAPLRHATSKLAPDSGAALRVTTLGFRGEALWAAAQAGELQLVTRPAAQVGAAEVQACGDEVGVGRTSAPAGTTVTVRRLFARLPGRLRTQAPPATEAREVTALLGRYVLHWPGLHWRLTVDGEVRLTHAPADHRGAVASVYGPLNANRVLPVSSGAVRGVVSRPELTRPRRDRMHFSVNGRPVLAPPELERAVIDAYAELLPAGTAPLCVLDLTVAPEEHNPNVHPAKQVVALADLGAVAAGVRAAVEEALAGHPLARAAPALLTPDAAPPTPHGHFPALSLVGVYQELYLLAQGEGDLWVVDAHAAHERALYEQLRREVQAAPPLELPEPELLHLTPEQLACLHERAPALHAWGLAIEDFGAGLARLRALPAALAALPVPRLHEQIVEAALGTGSDPARDVLARLACAPALKAGMLNHARGEAVLAALSGCEQPWACPHGRPTTLRLSERDLAHAFGRRGVRDVPRGRDAAPGVSGR
- a CDS encoding flavin reductase family protein, with the protein product MLRERTDRFFGYYPGTVALVTAVHDGVRNVMAAGWHTALSAEPPLYGVAVGRARATHPLIEASGRFGVNFLPYSRAGAVQGSGVYSLHGGHDKHALLSLPTLPGEPLALASAYLHYTCTLSAVLPTGDHDLMVGQVQAVHYDPDAYDDQGLLVAQPAIYLGRSLYTTTTKARTQHGG